A region from the Lolium perenne isolate Kyuss_39 chromosome 4, Kyuss_2.0, whole genome shotgun sequence genome encodes:
- the LOC127295024 gene encoding uncharacterized protein yields MSWINFEDDHSTPPRPSTQIADGSSASPLRIFALASIAFRFFFAKLQNQAKEGRFPNKNAFSACRGSLSHLSQRLNFYFWGVRSWFQVHYFASGKCRWLNLRCLFNIYDIVFEPPDSAFFWLSALEYYFI; encoded by the exons ATGTCAT ggataaattttgaggatgacCACAGCACGCCGCCTCGCCCTTCAACGCAG ATAGCTGATGGCAGCAGCGCCTCCCCTTTACGGATTTTCGCGCTCGCGAGCATAGCTTTCCGCTTCTTCTTCGCTAAACTTCAGAACCAAG CCAAGGAGGGCAGGTTTCCAAATAAAAATGCGTTTTCAGCATGTCGAGGAAGCTTGAGTCATCTGTCACAGAGGTTAAATTTCTATTTCTGGGGAGTCCGCTCTTGGTTTCAAGTGCATTATTTTGCATCTGGGAAGTGCAGATGGTTGAATTTGAGATGTTTGTTCAATATTTATGATATTGTGTTTGAACCGCCTGACTCTGCATTTTTCTGGCTTAGTGCACTAGAGTACTACTTCATCTAG